A segment of the Mercurialis annua linkage group LG4, ddMerAnnu1.2, whole genome shotgun sequence genome:
CTAAAGTACGTCCGTCTAAACagttctactgcagcactaagATAGGTAAATATATATACAAGATACCACATCGTCCAAAACAGAGACTTCATGAACAAGAATATGAAGCCTCACCAAAAATGACAGTCTACGTACCTGAAAAATTggtacaacaacggggtcagatatactggtgagttgacatcttacaaacacacattaaatactTAACTCGtcataaaatagatatatttaaatatatactacCGGTTCAATCGCAGAAACGTTAAAACTTTTGAAATGAAATGCATTTTCTAATCCATATTCCTCTAAGTCTCCTTTCAGACTTAGattaataaactagtcggctAAACCCGTAGATTCactcgactctagtttattttccactatcctttacagttctaaacctttctttagactgttcccaacttttctcatgaactcaacgaccgataacattaagtgttccatgacgccgttagttcttaaatcaatcggccgaactctaaCGTTCCGTCaccgttaacttgttcggggttctagaccgtcgtcttagaagctctcccgcaatgtctggaccgtcgtctcagacttctagaccgtcgtctagattCACACAGTACATTCCTCTTtacgtaaaaataaatatgcatgcaataactagtgatcacatagtcctattatagcccaaataggatggtacgtttcatagactcattccataataattttatttactcaaaataaatatacgatatatttaaaatgctttatgatattaattttccacattaaagtaataatagtaattttattactttaatgtatgcatgtaataatgcaaactcacagactgtcgttcCACAATTATTTACGCACGCTAATCCACATTTAGCTCCTCGGCAATTATTGCCCCGTGAATGCCTCGCATTCCGAGATTGACCTTTTGTCGAATCTCTAAACGTttgttaatcaaaacgtttcccactaaTCATCACGATCGACATCGTGGCCCGTACACATACTACGTAtcgggttcaatcttaggaatccaattaaattcataatttggtCCATCTAAATcttaggtaaattttaccattttaccctttcggaaaaattctcatattttaaaaatactattCGGTCCTTATACATTTTCATATTCCAAAATACCTTTATTCAAAATcctcttttaataaaaatataatatacatacatacatcctttaattaaaattttccaattttaattaaataaaacattaattagtttatatctaactaattaattccaatttattttaaaatataaatcttttgggtccaagcccaaattaaaagttcaaaatcttaaaaacttttaatttaaacaaattcaaggttTCACTTACCTTTTAAGTCCACCAAAATCCATTTAGGACATattagtccttatactttcaaatcttgcattttagtccttttaccaaattttaaattattacttacctttttaactttttaactttgggtccaaattatttagttaagtctaaataaaagtccaaagttcTAGTCCGGGATCTAATTACGGTTTTCGGCCCCCTCTTGGCCTTggtccattttttttttggttcggtttcaaccCGACCAAATCTTGGCTCGGTTAAACAGAGATACCGTGCTCCGTTTACCGGCCGGTAGTGGTTCGCCGACCACCACCCCACTCTCTAAACCACCTATACCAAAATTAGCCAATCAATATCaaattgaatgaattttaattctaacaaaatatttaatcacacttgattaaatattacaaCTCCAATCACAATCACAACAATTTACACAACTAAACATTAATAGCCAACTATTCGGCCAACATACCAAAATCACCAACTAACacaattttttaacaattaagtATTTCCATGGCATACTTATTAACTCAACAATTAACCAAgagatttaaaaatataatttcttttaaatcaagGATCTATTcggcttttagccaaaatttatcatttcaagTATTTAACCCCcataacatataaacatgatTTCAATCTCATCTAATTACCAACTAACATGCCAATTAAACAATACAAATCATTTATTAGCATTTTTCATATAATCGGTTAACAACTATTTATTGTTCAAAATTATCATGTAAATCCCATACATACAATTTCAACAATTACCCATAATCAAATTTTGTATACATTAATCATGCAATTCCAAAGACATATTCGGCCAACCAAGAAATTTTACAAACAACATCTATAATTCTTACTATCAACATATAACATGGCAACTCCCATAAATCATCATAAAATCACACACATATAAACATTTCGGCATACCCactaaataattttcataatattttcatGCCATCATAGAATTATATTCGGCCATAACAAAATTTCCACTATTAAATCTTGTCAAAAACTAAATCATGCATCAcatttaaattgatcttttaacAATCTAATTAATCATGCAAACTATAATAAATACAACAAATTATCAAAGAATGGAAAATCATAACACCATTCGGCAATTACAATTAAATTACCcacaaatttttatttcaaaatcttGAACATATTTCACACATGATcacccattttaacaatttttaaactcaaaacaatCTAACCCataaattttcctttttaatctCATTATTTTcggttttaaagaaaattattaaattttcacaCTTTGATCTTTGAAACCACCAAATtttcttaagaaatttaaaacattttaaatcatAAGATTTCAAACTCCATTTCATGAAAAATCTTGAAAATATTCGGCTCATTATGCCATAAACttaaccctttaaattttctttttgaaacccttaatttttctcaaaaaacaACCTTTTAACACTCAAATAtaaatttccagcattttttaAAGCTTAGTTCAAACATTTGTTCAAGTTAAAATTTAACACTTAACTACTAGAAAAACTTTGAATCTTTTAAAACCAACTCTTACCCATGTTTAATCTCACTCATTAAAGCCATAATCCAAGATTGCATGTAGGTTTTAAACCCTTgaactaaaattttatcaaaaccgaaattttcaaaaacaaataacaaccaATTAGTTGATCCTCTTAATAACCCACATTTTAAAAGAAAgatcataaaaaaaactttgatTAAAACCTCCCATTAAGCTTGAAAccgaagaagaaggagaagaataAGAACTCACAAAACAACAATCACATAACACCCATTAAAAGCTTTTAATCTTACCTTAACAAAAAGCTTGAGTTAAGAATTAATGGGGTTTGTTATTTTCTTAGGGTTGGTTCGGCAAAGACAAAGAAAAATATGAGTGACTTTTGGTTTCTCTACAATCTTACTTTTTCTCCTAAGAAAGTGGGGAAGAAAAGAGATTTTCCCCTTATAgcattttagtttaaaaagttGTGGGGTCTAATTTACCTTTTTTAATTGCAATCATTAGCTCAACTCTTAGGCTACATGCATGTTGACAAGTGTCCCAATATGTGTCACCTCACACACACTTGCTTTCTCCCCAAGTTAAGCCAATCTTAGCttatttagattatttttacggttttcgaggttccgtaaaatctttctcgaaaaacgtttccgaactaaattaatttcttatatgatcaaatcttgagcaaatatatttataacttaattttttaacgtttttaattatttacatcGGTTTTACCAATTAATGACCGAAAATTACGAAAATGCCACCCATgcacaataattaattttcgtagccatgcacacgtaaacatttaaataattaatcacatatcacaaataaatcaatcacatgcatttaaacaccgaaaaattaatttctaagccGGTACTCTACCGCCGTTAATTTCCAATTCaccgcattttcaaaaattccatattttgaaaattaggggtattacatCTTCAACTGTCAACAAGTAgtatttttctgatttttttgtcatataaaaccacTTCTCGTCAATATGAATGATGTTGTACATTCCTTTAAAAATCGGATCGTGAGGAATGCTACTTTCATTAAGCATCGAAATGCAAAATTGTAATCTAGCTCTCATATTTTCCTCTTTTAGAAAAGGCTTAATGGCATTCGAATGTCGTCGGATGGCACCAGATTTGAGAAGATTAAACACTCTATTTTTGCTCATGTTTATAGAACATGCTAAAGATTCTAAACTTGTCCGTTTGTGTAAAGGGACACTCCGAATTAGTTCCAAatcaatttcaacttttttccGCCCACAATTTCCCGTCTTTTTATGAGATACTCCACCATTTTCAGTTTGTTTAGCTTGTCTCCAAATACGTTGAATTGAACGAACCGAAACTGAAAATGTTGCAGCCACCATGTTTGTAATCCCTCGTTTTAATTTTCCATCAACACTTTTCTCCAATAGCATGTCATATATAGCTCTTCTTTCATCATTGTTCAACTCTTTTTTAATTCTTTGATTTTGTGTACGTGATGGTAACTCATCTAATATGGAGAAAGAACAAGAACACAATAAATTTAAGAAGAAATACTCTACaaaaactaaaatgaaatagaaaaattattcaGTATAGAAAATACACATCACCAAAATGAAAACACAAACTTACCAACACTCATTGGAGATTCTGGAAGAACATTGAGATCGAAAGTATAATTGTTAATAGCATCGTTGAGGTTTGGGATGTGATAATTTAATTGCTCTTGTAAATTCTGCTGTTGTAATTCGATATTCCCATCAATATCTAAATCATTTGAATACTCTAAATTTAAATCAGGAATAATAAACTGTTGATGTTCTTCATTTGTTGCCATATTCATCTATGATTGATATGTCAAAATTAAGCTTCCTTTAATAACCTGTATTTTTGGAGGGAAATCtgaaaatttctttttaaagttcatttgaaaattttcttttaaaatttatttggaaattttatttttaaatttggaaacCCCGCCATGTAATCTATAAGTTTGCTTTAGATGATTACGTTTGACAGATTGACTAATTGAAAATTCATGCATGGAAAataaaacgtttgctttaatCAATATGGAAAGAATCTTTTCTAATTTCTCACAACAATAATATGGAAAGAGTTTTCCTATTTCTCATAAGGATACATTGCATTATTTTGACGTTTAATGACAACAGCAATTAATTCTCCACAAAGTAAATGTTTAGGGTTATATTAGTCATTTAGATCTATATTTAAGGCAAATTTATTGACTCCTTAATATGTGAGCCATTGCCAAAAACGTCATCTAATtcaaaatggagggagtaatagtttttataaattttttttaaatggaaaaaatccaatttaattttaaaggtGGAAGTGAAAACTAAACGTGTGAACTTTGGCACAAATGACGAAATTGCAACATTAGGTTAAAATTGAGAACGTGCTAAAAAGTGGGTGATTTTTGTGGTTATTAGGCCTTCtaagaataataattaaaccttAGACCAGTACTCATTAATTGCCAATTCGGGATAAATGCGAATTACTGCACATTCTTGCATGTAATGCTTATTATTTATCAGGTTATCGAAAATAATTTTCTAACTATTCTGCATATcttgtaattataattataagatttgatataatataattgctatttaattatcaaaaaaattatttaaagataaaatagattaattttagaaaaaaatatcacACTTGCTCTTAATGTAAAATAATGTCTTATCTTTTAGTGTgtcttgttttctttttaatacattcaattataatcaataaagatgtatataatatttaaatatttacacaataaataattatttataatttgagataaagaaattaaaataatacaaatttatttgaaagaaaaagagtgattatcaaatttaaattcttaaaattggTTGGTTGACTAATTTAATCGAAAGATTGATCTGCTGACATTCAAACTATCACTTATTCTATTTTGGTTAatgaattttgatttatttattttaattattaaattttaattttattttagaggAAATTTTTTGGACAAAATACTAGTGGCAATTAGATTTTTCCAGTGGCAATCATTTTTTACTcgtatttttctaaatatttatcatttatacataattttaaTTCAACGAGAAGTTTTTAGGACAAATTATGGATAAATGACAAATTTCCAGCAAAAAAAGTTTGGCTACCGCATATACATTTTTCACCGGAAACTCATCCGTTAAAACAATATTAAGGTTCACtaactaaattataaaaaaatattgtggtaatcaaatttaaataaattgtcatttagtcatcaaaatataaaaaaatacagtaATTTAAGCCTTCGAAATCAATATCCAATTAGCATGAAATTACTAACATTTTCGGTCtagaaaaaatgaagaattagATATTacattataatttgataaacttATAATTCATTTAGACCAACATTACTGAAATTTGAACCAGATGAAGTGGTTAAAGCTGATTAATCAACTAAATAATTCGGCAAAAGTAAATTATGAGCTAGTTGATAATTACCACTTTATTGTATACACTAAAtgataaacaaattttaaaaatttaagttttaaagTTGATAGTTGTGatcaattaatttcattttttaaatttttcttttaatttgtgagctaattatttttgtaattagcAATTTGccttctaattaaattaatttataaaaatagacttaattaattataactatcaattttaaaattgaattatccaaaaagtaaatttaaatactaattGTCTATTATTTAGATGATGAGATgataaattactatttaaatcaattttaaaaaacataacaagaaaagtTTATTCCATAGTTGGGCCCATAATTTTCCAACCACATAAACACTTAATATCCAAACTTTCTTAGTTATTTCATGTGTGAAATCTCGTTAAGAGTCTGGGAGTTTTGGCCTCGTTGGCAAAAACTCTTAAGATATTCTTCTAATATTTTGGATTCGATCCAAATCTTAATAGTCAGTGGGCTGATTTAAAAAGAAACGTATACAATTACAATTAACTCCCGTTAAGAAGCCCTTTCTGAATAAAAGGAAAAAACCAAACTTTGTGAGGAACTCTTTGCACAAATATTACGGTATTTTCATTCTATGAAAGGAGtgctttaaaaaataaatttaaaattagtattaattaaattattgttattttctgCTAACAACTAATTCGAgtaattttatttctaataaaaaaagagtgattttcaattttctaaTTAGCTGAAAATCCACATCCTCGATCCAACCCATATTATTTATTgctatttaattttagtatcaATAAAATGTTAAATGGTGAAGTATTTCATTTAAGTTTGAGTATATGTACAAAATTCTTAAGTTGATCAAAGTTTTTATTTACATGTAAAAAAATTAGACCGATCAACTTTTCTAATGATTTTTGCAATTTGTATGTTGAGAATTTTTTATCAAACCAAAATTCTAAAATTCAATGAAGGATCAAGATTATTCTGATAGGAAAAATATCTTCAAAATACCAACTTTTAAACCTCTTCTCAATTATATTCTTACTTTATAAATCgctaattttatcaaaaattctaaaatttaatgaaGAATGAAGATTATTCTAAGTAGGCAAAATAGTAACCGATTCTTTATTGAATGAAATGATTGGGTTACAAAAACGAAACACAATTTATCTACTTGCTGGTTTCAACCAGCTAGTCTACtgaatttaattatctaataacCGATTCAAAACAGAAAAAATTTCACATGCGCACACATACAAATCAGTGAAAACAGAATAGCTATGCTAAAATACAAACAAACCTATATAATATAAGCTTACAATCACAAGCTTTATCAAGTTAAAGAGCTTTATGATCTCGGTGATTGATTGAACAAGAAATAACTGCAGTTACAGAAGAAATGGAATTAAAATagcataattaataaaattttaaaatataattataattgataaaaataattaatattcagaATTTTGGATCCGCACGGCTGAATTCAATTGAGTATAGAAGGGGTTGTGATGAGGAGACAAAACAAATGGGAGGATTTTCCAGTCATGATCTATCATTTTGGCTGCTTTCATGGAGCATTTGTTTgctaaagaaaaataaaacattgaCTAGTGAAGGTCGACAGTTTACCGGGAAAGTTGCCATTTCAAATTGACCCTTAATTTGGCACAGCTTCTGGAATTTTAGGATGAATATTTATTCCATGGAAATTCACTAATGCCTTTTTACTTGgaaatttaacataatcttaagtttattttgtaaaactagcaaaatccctttattttttttgatattttaatgaaCTTCTTTTAGTGTCTAAGCTATTCATGTTCAAATATGTACTATTAAAGACGTTAAGTGAGGTTGATTCCGAATTATTAAGCTCTAAATACATCCTGAAAGTTCTGGTTTGAGTAGCATTTCAGTACATTTTGTTGTTTCCAattcctaaaattttaatttatgttttttttaatgaaacgCCGCAGTCGAGAAATCAAGTTTCTCGCTGTCAAATAATAGGTTAAGTTATCgagaaaataaagtaaaatcatataaaagtccATTATAATATCGCTTTGATAGATGTGCGaaaaatgatttataaaattatagagACCAATTATATCATAACTTCTTAATTAATGGCATAACGAGTAGAGATgaactataaaaaaatgtttcttaaataaatttagaatctttatgaaaaataaaaaatactactTATAAACATAAGAagcatatttataaatttttaaaatagatggaaataaataaaatatttagaatCTAGAACTTTTGAAACTACATTTTCACCCCCTCGATGTTGGTAGAATTATcatttacaatttaattttacattatTAGCACGCGCGCGCATACATACATACATTTAGAAAAAATGCTTAACCTTAACCAAAActatttcgtattatttatgaacatatataatattttaaatttaatagttttattCAGACGACCAGTACAATTcgggatttttttatataaaatatcctACGTTTCAaaagtaattataataatttaggTCATGCTTAGGCAATTTCACTCAGTATTCAGTTTtataaagataattttaaaaatgacttGTTTTTCTTAATAAGggcttttttctctctctatctCAATTTTTTCACATAGGCGTCGCattttttctcttctctttCAAATCTATTtgttctctctcttctttttttgttCTCTCAGATTTATCTCTTCCCCCATTCTtctcttattttcttttctcaGATCTACGAGCACAACAAAAGTCACCGCTTTTTAGATCTACGACCACAACAacgttgtattttttttcagttGTTTCATCGTCGTCATATTTTTATGGTGATTTTATCGTCTCCATATTTCTTCCGGTGATTTCATCGTTGTCGTCTTTCTTCCGGTGGTTTCATCGTCGtcgttctttttctttttaaattttttgtaattgtttagattattttaatttttttttgtgattatttagattattttaaattgtttaaatattttgtacacaatatatatatatatatatatatatatatatatatatatatatatatatatatatatatatatatatatatatatatgtatatatatatatatataagtgttCTCTTGTATAATTGTTATCTTCTTCAtatacttgttttttttattttgatgctaCTGTTTTCATACACAACAAATTTATatgtgtttttatggtgtttttgctACTGATTTCGTACATAACAAATTGATTGatgttttatggtgtttttatgatgtttttatggtgtatttacactAAAATCcataaaatacactataaatagaatataaaaaaaactataaaaacaccataaaaacaccaccagtaaatactccctccgtcccgtttcaGAAGGGACAGatgactttttcacatatattaagaaagcattaactattatagtgtttttttattttacccctatttatgatagtgttaTATTTCGTGTATCGACTAATAGTCGttaattatggaaagagaaaaggggataaaaaggaaaattcatataaattgacACAAATAATACGATATGACCTTTttaagtgggacaaataaaaatgggatatgtcccttcttaaatgggacggagggagtacaaaaaaaagatataaaacgtacaaaaatataaaaaggtatttttgaaattaaaaaaccaaacaagattattttgataaataaaaaaatatgagatGAAAAGGAGTCCAAAATTTAGATAACGCTATATTTCAAAAACGGTAACCTGAGAAATTTCCTCGTACAATCCATCAACTATTATCTTTaggtctaattatttaaaaatatttaatctttttaattttatcgttTATATTTCAAAGATTTTAAACAGaatccaatttttaaaattggataaGAAAAATGTCTAAACATGTCTCTTATATTTGacatttagtttaaataaatCTGATTATTAACACCATGGCTGCAAGTTTTAGTTCTCAGATCACAACCCTTTGGAATTCTTCCATCATTAGCATTATTTAGGTGATGCGAAAAATTCGCAATTCAGTTATATTTGACGATGATCTTTCAAATATTCATATGGGACTACGATTAGTGTGGAAAATGATAAAGGAGATGGGTTTCTTCCTCGTCGGTAATATGTCTAACTCCCTCATTAATTTGTGTATCTTAGCTGCCCTTCATATTAAGGGTAATCCGAGAAGAGCTCCAAGATTGCTTTTGGTGTGTTGGTATCCTCCTCTGATAGGCTGGATTAAGGTTAAGACCGATGGCTCAGCTTTTGGTTCTCCTGGTGCTACAGGTGCAGAAGCCATTTTCAAAATTCATGTGAGAGGTTTCCCGAGAGATTGTTTTGCTTTTAGCAGGGGCGGAGCTAGCTTTTGTAAAATGGGGGGACGAAAtcatacaaattttattttgagggggcgaaataaataaaaattactgtattttttcaaaaaaaaaaaattcgagggtgtttctgttaaaaaaaaaaattgcagggACGGTCGCTACCTCAGCCATAAGGCTGGTTCCGCCCCTGGCTTTTAGTATTGGGATTTATTTTGCTTATATGGCAGAGCTTAGGGGAGTCATGAATATGGTTAAAATGTGATTCTTGTCATCAGATCGAGTTGCTTAGATCCAAATTTAAGTGCGTTCTTTGGCTGGTTGAAAATCAATGATTACAATGTTAACAGTTTGCTTCTCAGATGAAGTTTTGGGTatctcatatttttagcgaaAACAATATGGCAGCAAATAGTCAGCTAAACAACACAGAGTTTCGGCAAGTTCTTTTCTCTGGTGGGATTCAACTCTTGCATTTTGTAACTTTCTTAGAATTCAGGAGGATGCTTCTTATCGTTTTTATTAGCTATTCCAGTTTTGTTTCttctaatttttgtaattttcatttttctattACCATTATTGATGCTTTCATTAAAAGGGTGTCAACGTAGTTAATGTTCGGGCACGATCCTAATTTTTGCTTATCCAGCATTccactaaaataaaattcttaatattttaaaaatattaaaaattgacacTATGCATTAACTGTAAAGGATGATATTTAGTCCTcatttaaagtatttaatttaaaagaataaatactgatggagtctgccttctgaaccggtgaatgagacctgcaaaacagggtagaagctaatcggacggtggttgtccgattaactctccgatgctaaagtcagtttagagctttgagcagtgtttttagtatataaatgTAATTGTGTTTACATACATACCTCGTCTTtctaagatagagcttatcttcctaagttggagatTATGTCCAAATAGAAAGATACTTCGAGATATCATAGTAGATCTGGCAATTTATTCGGATCCCAGGATCCACGCGCTTCGGGCGGATcctaagggattcggtcttcatcTTGTTGAATGGTACATCGGCGAATCCTATGAATTCGGCCGTCTTCCTTATATATTCAGTTCTTGCATTAGGAGTCCGATATCACCTGAGAATGGATCttctgtgactcggctccattataattagtgtaggattcggtatccatcaagtacaattgaaactgaaattgaaaaataaaataaattgaagattttaattttttttaggtttaaataaaaaaaatactatcaGACAGAGAGTATTTTTTGAATGTTTGAGCTTTATTTCTATCCTATGATGATAGTCATTAAAATTCTACTTTTCTTCTTCATATTTTATACTAAGTATTATTTTAATCtgtcaaaaatttatttttttaattcttatttaatctattttatATGTTGCTTGCGTTACcaaatattataatttgtaCATAAgaatacagtcgaccctctgataattaatacacatggtggatcaaaaatttattaattattagaattattaatttattgaatttgtataaaaaaattataaaagatattttaaagcatctacattaatagacctaatattaatattatattataaaaaaactaactaaatatattttacaatcactcaatttaaaagaaacaattttatattcaatttaaaaaatatcaattgatatcaaaccaaaaaataattattaagaaattgtatgcataaaataaaataatttttaatactttttatattaaagatactttacttactttaatttgtttatctaataacttcttttaaaaattgt
Coding sequences within it:
- the LOC126678580 gene encoding uncharacterized protein LOC126678580 encodes the protein MATNEEHQQFIIPDLNLEYSNDLDIDGNIELQQQNLQEQLNYHIPNLNDAINNYTFDLNVLPESPMSVDELPSRTQNQRIKKELNNDERRAIYDMLLEKSVDGKLKRGITNMVAATFSVSVRSIQRIWRQAKQTENGGVSHKKTGNCGRKKVEIDLELIRSVPLHKRTSLESLACSINMSKNRVFNLLKSGAIRRHSNAIKPFLKEENMRARLQFCISMLNESSIPHDPIFKGMYNIIHIDEKWFYMTKKSEKYYLLTVEDVIPLIFKIWNF